The stretch of DNA TCATTTCGTAATCGGTAAATAAACAGATAAATTAacgaatcgataaattaataaatatacaaacatCTACAAAATAAGTGAGCAAGTGAATAAACGAACGTACATACGCGGCTAGACGCGACTACACGCGACTAGACGCGATGCATAATACAAGTCGGTATAAGATCAGCAATACGCGTGTGTATGTAGTTTACGGAAATCTTTGGCGATATTTTGTACAGTAAGTTTCTGAAATATATCACGCACTCTGCGCGTTTCGAATATAAATCGTCGTCGCTAATAAAATTGACAATTTATTGATTTCTCTTGGACATTCTTATTATAACACAGGACTCGTCGCTTCGTCTCGCGTCATAACCGACGCATCGAGTGCGAAATATATACTTACGATActagttatattatatatatatatacatataatatatatatataccttttttatatattgtatattatatatataatatatatatatacctttttatatattgtatattatatatatatattaacaaaCGATCTTTGCCGGCGTGATTTTGGTCGTTACGCTACTCGCGACATACGCTGTAGATCGAGGCAATTCATGTGGCATTCACTACTGACAACGATCGTTTTTAATGGCAGGGTTTAAATCGTTGAAGTAGGGATGCACCATTGCTTCGTCCGCTGACAGCCGTAACGCTGGATTGCATACCAATAACTTCTGAAAAGGACAAGTTTTCCTGGTGAGAATTTGAGACCAGCGATTTCTCTCGCGAAACATCGAATATGACGAGATACCTGTAATAAGTCTCTGCCTCTGGAATTAAGTTTCGGAGTAACTTGAGCCAATCCCTGAGCGGGATGATAGAGTGGAAATGGCTTGTAGTCTGGAAGAGTGGTAAAATCCGGCCACGTTTCCTCGACCGGCGTACCCAGCATCTTGAATATTCTCTTCAATTGATCGTCTACGTCCGAACCGGGAAACAGTGGTCTACCGGCGTTTGCTAGTTCTACGCAGTCGAGATCGGCGTCGTATTTTTCTCTCTTGTTTGTTAAAAGGCTACTTACCAGCAAATATACAACCGGCGCTCCACATATCGATGGACGTTGTGTATAATTTTGCTCCAAAGAGAACGTCCGGTGGACGGTACCATAACGTAACGACTTCCGCTGAGTAGCATTTTACAGGGATTCCAAAAGCTCTCGCCAGTCCAAAATCGGCTAACTTCAATTCGCCGttctaaatagaaatttagaTAAAGATAAAGCAACATttgttttttcaatttctctgGAAATTACGAAATCACACGTACCTTGTTGATCAGCAAATTTTGTGGTTTAAGGTCCCTGTGCAATACGTTCCTACTGTGACAGAATGCCAATCCACGGAGCAATTGGTAGCTGAGAAGCGTAGAAAGCACACGGTCAGCATAGATAGCGGGTCTATGTATAGCGACGACCGGCAAATCACAAACGAGTCATAAACGGTACTCACAGAAAGGATTTGACCACGTCCAAATCGATTTCTCCGTTTAGACTGTCGAAATACTTTTTCAAGTCCTGATCGCAATGTTCGAAGACCAACGTCAACTTTTTATCGCTGTGCAATACGTCGTACAACCTCACTACATTCTTATGTTTCAACTCTTTCAGTAGACATATCTCTCTGAGCGCGGACGACGGTACACCCTGCGTGCAACAAACGGAAAAGGTCGTCACGATAAATCGAGTTTCGAATCGGAAGGGAATCTGTAGTGACGCGAATGCGACAGAATCTCGTCGGCGCCATAAACTTACTTCGTCGTCTTCGTCCAATCGAACTCTCTTTAAAGCAACGATTTCGTGAGTCTCGCGGTTCTTGGCTTTGAAAACGGTTCCATAAGTACCTGAAGTACGCCAGAGATGAATATGTCGTTGGTATTCGCTAGCGAATCGCGAGAACGACGCGTTCTACGATCAGTTGTCAAAAAACACGCACACACCACACATTCACACGTCACATGCACTCGGCTCGGCACGCAGCACCGGAATCCCAAACGAGAAACCAGACGTAATCGGTAGTCGAAAAAGGATAGACGCTTGCTTACCTTCTCCTATTTTCTCGAGCTTCtcatatttttgcatatttttggCGATTCTTCGGGCGGAATAATCACAGAGTGGTTAGCGCTGCACTCGAAACAGTCGTGCGCGAACACACTGCTGCAAGTGGCGCCACGAACCTTTCTTAACGCGCCGTTTCGCCACCAGGTTCGCACCGATCTTTGCCACGCGCCACTTTTAAACCGCTTTCAAACCAACGAGTGAAACGAATACGACCTCCGAATGACTTTGAACGCCACGCACACGACTTGGACAACCTCGAAAGGACTCTGCGTATCGTATCGACCCGACCGATCGGTGAATCTATATACGTATACCGACAGAACGAAGCAGATCGAGTCAATTCGAGCAAGTGCATTAAATTAATCGAGTTTCGCGATAACGGACGCGCAGTATCTGCTCAATTGCGCGTTACCGCTCGAAACATAGGCTTATCGTGGAAACTCGTTCGCCGAGAGAGGGAACGTTTATACACGCAAATGCACATGCAGCATGCATCGTTGTTGTACGTACATCGCGACACGAACTCGAGTGACGGATCGATGCGATTTCAACGGCACGCAAACGCGTACATACCGCGCTAAAGAACCACTAGGCGTAgctgtataatttataaataccCGCGCGCGTGCACGTTATAAAACGCATCGCACGAGGGGAAAAACGTGGATAGGCAATTACTTGAAAGTTCGTACGTCGTTGGACTTTCAAACCGATGGCAAAACGATAACGTCGCGAATTACGCGGAATCCATAACGATTGCAACGACAACAAACGTCTTCGTTCGTATCAtcgtttttcttatttcttaataCGTATTCGTATTTCTCTCGTCGTTCTTCGTTCGTGAAAATTATTTCCCTCGTTTCTTCCGTTTTTAAGATAATATAGGAAGAGTATGGATAGCGTAATGAACATGAACGTCACCACAAGCCTGTTATCgattgtttattttatcggTTCTTCGATAAGTATACAATGTTGACAATATCAGAAGCAAGGGTCTGCGTGAACAACTCCGAAGGAAAAATATGATAGAAAAATGCGTTTAGAGGCAGCAAAATCaagaagcaaaaaaaaaaaaaaaaaaacaaataaactaTACACGACCAGTGGACGAAGAGTTAGGATTAAATTATCCTTATTAAATTATCGCTCGGACGAGTATATATCCATCGAACATCTCGTGTCGAACGTTCTGATAAGATTTCgtaaaatcgagaaaacgCAAGCGGCATACACGAAACTGCGATCTTCCGATATTCTAAACGGAGGATCGATAGTAACGCGAACGGAAACACTTGGAATCGCGTGGAATAGCAGTCGTACGGTATACGGCGACGAATTCGTATCATTTCTAACACCACTCGATGCTTGAAGCTCTACGTATGCAGATTCCAAGCGATTCCACGTGTTCCAAATGTCAGCACCAAAGTTCGGAACAGAGAGGGAAATCGTATTGGAACGGAAAGACAAGATGGTTGGAAACGAAGTTGGCAGCGGCTAAGCGCCAAGTCGTGTTTTGTTTCGTCGAGGTATAAATTCGATAGGAGAGTACCGCGTGGAGGACGATGCCACGGGAAAGGAACATTTTCGCGGCGTTTCACGTCTGATCGTTGCGCGACGATGCGGCTCGTTCAACACGTGCTCGGCAGCTCGATCCCAATGTTCGTCAACATGGCGATTCTGTTCTACGTTCTTCAGCGCGTAAGCTACCACAAAACGAATTATCTCGTAACATCGGCCGCAGGAGCCGAAAGAAGACGCGTAACAGCGATCGTATAGTTTCTAGCGGCTGCGAGACTGCGGCACAAGATCATGACGGAGATGAGAGAATTCACCACGATAGTAACGTATTTTAGTCGATGAACGATCGATCGCGCGTATCAATCTTCCGCTAGCATTCCCCGCGTGTTGACAGGTTCGACGGGCACGCGACAATCTCCGCTACATCAGCGAACGAGTGGCCATAGGAATGAACGAGGTACGTATCGCTATCTTTTCCAATTTAACTCTATCGCCAAGGTAGAACTCGGTTTATCCGAATTCTACTTATCGGtgcgaaattttatttctttatttatttattcgtctAACGGCTGAGAACCCTTGTACAGATACGATAACGTTGAACGGTGTAAAGCAATTAACAGCCGAGGAGGATGAGTAATTTCTCTGTATCCGgattaacactttaccgaccgatGGCCGATTCACCGGTTTTCTGTCACCGATGGTTACCGATCGATAGCCAATTAATCGGCTTTTTGTCGCCGACGATCTTTCTCGTTATTCGAGCAGTAATTCGTTATTTAGTACTAAGGTACCTTGCTCAGTTGCGTCGGCTGCGTTGCTTTGTGAGCTGCCACGGTTTTAtaccaatttgaaaaacgtaCCGTTCGCGATGAACAAAAAGAATGGTATCGGAGGGTCTAAACCGAAACAGAGGCGGCGCTAGGGAGAATCTGCGCCTGAGATGCGTATGCTGTTGAATCGCCagcggtcggtaaagtgtCAAGATCGCAAATAGAAAGAAATCGCGAGCTCTTATTGCGCGAGCGAAAAGTAATAGATGGCGAGAAAAATCGTTGAGCCGCCGTTATACGAACTCCGATTACGTAAATCGTAAAAGGTTCGGATAAACGGAGCTTTACCGTACGACGAAGGCGAATCGGGcgaagataaagaaaaatcGTTCGCAGATCGAGGAGGACGTCGGCAAGGAACTGCGAGTTACCGGTCGGATAACGACGCAGAGCGCGAACCTGGCAGCGGTGTTACGACGGTTCACGGGCCTCGAGGAGAACGTGATCGAGGTATGGTCGTCGTTTCTTCGCTCGTCGTCGGCCCCGAAACGTTCGGAGCAGCGCGAAACGGAAACTAATCGCGCGACGTTTCGATCGTCGGACACAGCTGGTACGTATGGATCGTAATCGAGAGAACGCGAAGGTGGAGACGCCCGTCGACGTAACGACGGAGATCGAGAGGGTAGTTGCAGCCGCCGAGAGGAAGAGCGCGGAGGATCGACGAGTTGCAGGAGAAAATGACGGGGTCGAAGAGGCGGAACGAGTCGGCGACGGTGCTGCCACGCGGAATCCTCTGTCCAAATTCTCGGCTTGCGGACACCGAGAGACCGGGGCGGTCGTGGCGCGAAAATCGATCGACGGTCGGAGTCGAGTCCGTACCATGCCGGAGGTTCGTCTTCTCGGCGAGTCGCGGCACACCAAATAAATTTTCTCTCTGGAACGAGACGATTGTTTCGATAGGGTTGTTCGATGGCGAGAAGCAAAACggagaaacagaaagagaagaaggTGGTGGAGTATCGTGGCGGGAATGGGAAGCGATGGTTCGATGTTTTCCAACGCGTGGAATTTGTTTCAGCCGCGCTGTGCCAGCACGTTCGTCCTGCCGTCGCCGGTGACCACGTCGTCTGCGAGTCTCTTGACGAATCCGCTCCAGCCGACGCGATCTATCTCGTCGAGGTTTCGCTTGAAGAAATTGTCGAATGCCGTGCGGTCGATCTCGTCGATGTTTCGCTTGACGAACCGCTCGAGCAGTTGTCTATCGATCGGAGAGAGCGCGATCGATTTGCTGCGAACAAACGAACGACAAGGCGATAAAGGAGAAGCGAGGCAACAACGAGGCACGCGTCTTACCTGGCAGCCGACGACTCGTCCGCGTAGTCGTCGGCGAGATACCTCGTCGATCCGAAGGAGAGACGAGCCTGCGTGTCCCGCGCGAACGGACGAACGCGTCGCGGACGGTCGTCCGCTGGGTCGTCCTGGTCGTCGCGCTGTTTCCTCGCAGCTTGAACGAAACGGAGAAACGCGTTGCGTTAGTGAAATTTTCGACAGCTGCGCGGAAGCGAGAAACCACGTCGAGGAGGCGAGAAGAGGCGAGAACGAGAGGTGGAAAAGAacaaaggagaaaagaaaaagtcgACTCTGCGGCGCTATGCGATAATCGTGCGTTAGCCTTTATTACTATGGTTGCTCTAGTACTACACGCTACACAGAATCGACCGCGGGAACGCGGCCGAGCAAAGAACGAAATTTATCGCGTCTATGCGACGTCCGCGTTACCGAGGTGCTCCGTCCACGGAGCTACTCGGGTCGTCTCTACCGGGTCTCGGCCGGCTCTCGAGACCCGTCGTCGGGCACATTGCGCACCAAATTTCCTCCGCCGATCTGATCCAAATTCCTACGAAGATGATCGGCCGTGCCGCCCAGCCCGCGAACGAGATTCCCTCCACCGATGCTGTCCAAGTTGCGTTCGCCGCGATAGTCCGCCTCTCGAAGCAAATTTCCGCCTCCTATTTGATCGAGATTTCTCCGCGATGGCAACCAGCGACGGGAGCCGTCGTACGAGCCCTCTCGCTCGACCACCAGTCCCCTGCGCAACAGGTTGCCGCCACCGATCTGATCCAGGTTCCGCGAGAATCGATCGTCTTCGGCCTTTCCTTCGTGCACGTACCACCGACCTTTTCCTGGAAGGATCGATCCCCTGCTAAACAACCGACGTTCGACGTTGCTCGGTCGAACCGACTGATATCGCTCGTCCTGCGCCGCATTCTCCTGCGGCGAACCTGAAATCCGTCGATCGTCGATCGCAGGTAAGAGATCGTTCGTCGAACCTCGTTCCCTTCACCGTGATGCACCAACCTCCGCCACCAGCACCCAGATCACGCGAAAGCGCGCCTTTTCGCCATCGGTCGAGCGTAGAAATCACGGCGGATACGACGCACACGAAGCGGCAGAGAAATTTCTTGGTTTCCTCCGCGGACCAGACAGAAGCGTATACGAGAAACAAGCGTACGAGATACGTGGAACCAGTCTTTTTTCACTTACCGTGACCTTCCAGGTACTCGACGAGGAATTCCGGTTTGCTCGGCCCGTAAAACTCTCTTCGCAGGGAGCTCGTTTCAGCCTGCAACCAACGCGTCGTTCGATTACGTTGAAATCGTGCCTCGTTGGTCGCGAACGCTCCTCACGCGACCATCCGCTCGATTTACAGTCACGCGACGTATCCGGAGATCGATCCCCGAGAAAGTTTCTCCGACCGCGAGATCTTCCGCGAGATTTCCCGCGTGATTTCGCCCGCACCGTTCGCCACGAACGTGCCCGTCTACTCTACGTCCTTCTTTAGCCGTACGACGCATCGCCGAATCAACGGAGAAACCGCCGCTAGTTTTTCCCCGTTGCCTTCCCGGCCAACGCAACGACGATCGTTGCGTTCCACGTATTCGCGAAACTTTTCTTCGTTGAATTTACGTTTCGTTGGTCCGTGACTATCTTGCGGAATGCTGGACGCTCAACGACGCTTGTGTACCGATCTCGTCGATTCGTTGGCGCGCCGCTTTTACGATCCAGTAGCGAACGATGCGACGGAAAGTGGCGCAAGCTATCGCGAGCTGTTTCCGATCGCGTGACTCGAAATTCTGCGAACGATCGAAACTCCGACTTGCCTAGCTTCTTCGAACTGGAGGAACGACGTTATGACCGACGAAATGGCAAgccagagagagagagagagaatagtAAGAAAGAAGTTACCTGGACGGCCAATACGCAACCGGCGATCGAGAGAGCCAGAATCGAGAGAACGAAAGAACAGTGGCGCGTCATTGTCGATTTGGCACCGCGGTGGCTTCTATGGGAGGTGCGAACGTGGTACTGTCGGTGATAGTCGAAGTTGCGATGCGAGTCCGCGAGTGTTTCTTCCGCAAAAATCGCGTGCCGTGTACCGGTTCATCTCGTCTTTGCTCGAAATATATAGGGTGTAAGCGCGTCGAGTGCACGGACCGGGGGGTGAAACGCTCCTGGAGAACGCACGCGCCGAACCGTCGCACGCGCCGCCGAAATCCATTATCCGTTACGCGCGACCCTTCGCGCCTCCTGTCCTCGTCCCGAGCCATCGTCATTCGTCGACGAGTCGTCACGGCCCATCGAATCGACTTTCCACCACCCACCCACCCACCGATTTCAAACGTTTCGAAAGCGAGTTTCAGCGTGCGAAAAATTAGCCTGCGTTATCGTAGCATCGCGTCACCATCTGTCCGGAAAGTGTTCCATCTATGCACGTATTTTTCCGCCTGGTTGTGCTAAAGCCGTAAAAAACAGATTTTCATACAGCTTACAGTGGATCTTTACGAGTAGCGAGCTGCGTGAACCTGCAAATATACGACTCGTCGTTTAGTTGCTCCCCCGAGCCTGTATCATCCGTTAACGGCGTCGTTGGTTTCGCAGCTTTTCGTAACTCGAGTGGCAGAAATATCGACGCTTGACATTCACCGTAGGCGTCGCATCGGAGAAGCAGCGGAACAAGAGATCGCTACGTCGTTCCGCGCAACTAGAATCAAACGCACGATGAACGCTTATTAAACACGACGTAGCACcacgccagaataatttacttagaattctcaatgagaattgatcgtaaaattcttccaaaaaaaaaaaaaaaaaaaaaggaagaaaggaagagaaattCTTCTATCGACTGTCACTCGTTCTATTTATGTTCCCGCTTCGAGTCTCTCGATTTCTGCGATTCTCAAGCGAACAAATTCCCAGGCAGAATCAGCCGAATATGCAAAAAGATATTGTCAAAGCGACGTCTGTCTATCTGTCCTCTGTCCCGCTGTATCTGTAGCAGCAATGACACCGATTATTagttattcatttatttatttatttatttattcatacaCTTGGCTAATACACTTTGGTTAGATGTAATCAACGTAAACGAACGTATATCAACgtataacaaaaatatgaCATTAGCGATACACGTTGCCATGAAATTTAGATGAGCGTAAAGCTTTTTCGACGTGTTTCAATTAACGATGATCGATTTCCGATTATCGAGATACGAATGATTATTATCGGAGAAGTTATCGCGCGTTTTGTGGTTTCCGTGTAATCTGGTATTTTCTacccttttttttctttttttttttacgtggtaaaatcctcatggacactccgctgtcGCAATAATCGCGTAACAGCGGAGCAGTGTCGGACTCCTAGCGACtgaaactccacgatgaccatccAACGCGTATGACAGGGGTGCTCCAGGAACCTCGtacgaattaacttcagttgcacccctTCCCTTGCGTTCTTTTgttctagccagtcctaatactttctgactattgaattggcgttaggggggtCCATTGGCCCTGacgctgtctctccttatcGATATTCAAGGGAGGCTTGCCTCGTGTGCTTCGACCATCCAGTGCCCCAAAGGGGCCCAACTCCGAGGGCGAAAATTGGCTTCGGCGCGTCTCTTCTTCGTCGACACCTCACGGGTCCGCTTAGATACACGattcacatggaaacagcatattaaagcaacaatagacaaaatacagatggcaaggagacaaatgtactGGCTAACAAGTGGAAAATCCAAAGtaggtatagaaaacaaactaaaaatatataaaatggtcataaaaccaatctggacatacggaataccactatggggaacagcagcaatggGCCATATAACCAAAATAGAGGCAACGCGATCTAAAATGCTCAGAACAATAAGTAAACGCGcgatggtacgttagaaacgaggacattcggaaagatctgggaataccaacggtcaaggaggagatttttttttttatttatttattaaaattacaatcaattctcgcgttgagaattttcagtaatttttctggcgtggcgcagtgacatggctgattatttataataagttgatacttattatagataagtataatttataagtaagtcttataaataagtgaatattacttaatttagataactaattgaatctagcgtttaggtctagcgggtagtgcctcttcagcctgcgaatctggtccgtcgtatcgagtggtccagtgattaggaggtttcggtgtttcttgactcttttgctatatctgtcgctatatttttctatttaaggAGATTAACAGATGTACAGaagaaggtacagagaaagaacAGCAACGCACCgaaaccggctggcagcggaaacggtcggcgcatcaaacataaaaagaagattaaaaaggaaacacccaacagatatctcacaaaggacataacctaacaaacacgacgatggtaccccgctgggagtagccacccacatgttatattagtatatcgctataatattttaccaaatgtcctactggacaaattgtaaaatttaaataaataaataaaaaaaaaaaagaaaagaatagagCTTGGGCCTTGACGGTCAGACACTGAAGAACGTCGCACGGACCATttcacgcgacgtaacactTTGGCGTattaagtgttggaaatataaattttataacccTGTTAATAGCAATTTTATACCACGTCAATTATTCCTATTACCCCACaagaaataaggggatcgatctgctcgtggcgtcgattcttataatcgtaacgggaatttacgactcccgttgacgcgcttcctcgcgatcgcgtctccccgcgatacGTCGAAAAtacaacgattaacgattaacaacggttaaataacaaataacgattaACGCTGAActatcaagagtcaataaCGCGTTTCTCTAATTGTTTTTGCTTCGCTTAACCTTCCGCACTTcgcagctcggggcagaaCGAATCTTTTGGTTCGAAATCAAACagattcttttcttcgttggCAAATAAATCCTGAGATTTATAGCGGGTCCTTAGGCTAGCTGAAAATATTCCGTAAGAATGTATCGGCATCTGGCAATCGTCTTGTCCAAAGGATAGGGTCTTCGCGtagcgagccacgggacagaaaccgttggaaagtttGCTGTCGAGTACCGCTACACGATAAACGCCTATTATACACGATATAGTACcacgccagaataatttacttataattctcaacgAGAATCGATTGTACAATTCTTCTgaataaacgaaaaaaagatTAGGCACTTTGTTTCGGCGTATATGTCGCGTAAATTTAAGGGTTGATTGATGGAATAAAATAcctgagtcgtaacacaactattaactttgttttaattaaactttattacgaattcagcaatcacaatgtaacgCACattgaattaacataaatcacaatccACTCCAATCACGTTATGcaagacttagttacaacgATACGTTGAGTACGCGACTGTTATAAGGGTAGAGACCGGTATAGATACGTTGACTATTCTGAGGATACAGAGTCTTTCTGGCGATACCGTGTCTGAGGAAGGCTAGGgctgggtgtgtctaaggacacgggactatcgaaTTTGTCGATGAcgattttggttaaggaagcgagggcagtagacaccgtctccgattggataataagacggttggtggaccgggaagggttttagccgccctcgcgagaaagttgctaacggaaCGTACCAGATGCGaagaaaaccaactttctaagctgacacgtggtagacaataaacgtGAAGGGAAATCtaagacaggaaatactcgcttggtccgaaggaccttaactatgaaaatgccAAGACCCCTGGTGGGTACTTAAGACTATTATTGAGGGTGCGCACCAA from Bombus huntii isolate Logan2020A chromosome 3, iyBomHunt1.1, whole genome shotgun sequence encodes:
- the LOC126863898 gene encoding cyclin-dependent kinase 5; translation: MQKYEKLEKIGEGTYGTVFKAKNRETHEIVALKRVRLDEDDEGVPSSALREICLLKELKHKNVVRLYDVLHSDKKLTLVFEHCDQDLKKYFDSLNGEIDLDVVKSFLYQLLRGLAFCHSRNVLHRDLKPQNLLINKNGELKLADFGLARAFGIPVKCYSAEVVTLWYRPPDVLFGAKLYTTSIDMWSAGCIFAELANAGRPLFPGSDVDDQLKRIFKMLGTPVEETWPDFTTLPDYKPFPLYHPAQGLAQVTPKLNSRGRDLLQKLLVCNPALRLSADEAMVHPYFNDLNPAIKNDRCQ
- the LOC126863908 gene encoding orcokinin peptides-like, with translation MTRHCSFVLSILALSIAGCVLAVQAETSSLRREFYGPSKPEFLVEYLEGHAARKQRDDQDDPADDRPRRVRPFARDTQARLSFGSTRYLADDYADESSAASKSIALSPIDRQLLERFVKRNIDEIDRTAFDNFFKRNLDEIDRVGWSGFVKRLADDVVTGDGRTNVLAQRG
- the LOC126863701 gene encoding uncharacterized protein LOC126863701; the encoded protein is TELYRTTKANRAKIKKNRSQIEEDVGKELRVTGRITTQSANLAAVLRRFTGLEENVIELVRMDRNRENAKVETPVDVTTEIERVVAAAERKSAEDRRVAGENDGVEEAERVGDGAATRNPLSKFSACGHRETGAVVARKSIDGRSRVRTMPEVRLLGESRHTK